One stretch of Zingiber officinale cultivar Zhangliang chromosome 6B, Zo_v1.1, whole genome shotgun sequence DNA includes these proteins:
- the LOC121991341 gene encoding uncharacterized protein LOC121991341 has protein sequence MADRSGSGGWPADAWRSPSPHRGAPDGHLVPMWERRFCSEACGIPWERLCAIQRWMTGDMQERVMRWDDSAVAEAFRNAKARYCARYHGRPCCIPLPDPDMYIDDVDHDAFGDPELIADLEKPPPKYSELDYPAAASTTGGMVLLEDIRPTGWDEVPEPNPLNRGGVADAWDHSTGWDEVPAPNLLNRDGFVDALNQGDPRRSSGPERSDFVAQDNRRNAQWDTWEEKNRTFDRGRRNGRKREGGDRWGPRHIRPHYKSNSEPWGNCRGGGRQKSGAFAV, from the exons ATGGCCGATCGGAGCGGTAGCGGAGGATGGCCCGCCGACGCGTGGCGGTCTCCGAGTCCCCATCGTGGGGCACCGGACGGTCACCTGGTCCCTATGTGGGAGAGGCGGTTTTGCAGCGAGGCTTGCGGCATCCCGTGGGAGCGCCTATGTGCGATCCAGCGGTGGATGACCGGCGACATGCAGGAGCGGGTGATGCGGTGGGACGACTCCGCCGTGGCGGAGGCTTTCCGCAACGCCAAGGCCAGGTACTGCGCTCGCTACCACGGCCGGCCCTGCTGCATCCCCCTTCCCGACCCGGATATGTACATCGATGACGTCGACCACGACGCCTTCGGCGATCCTGAGCTGATCGCCGACCTAGAGAAGCCGCCGCCGAAGTATAGCGAGCTGGACTACCCTGCCGCCGCCTCGACTACCGGCGGTATGGTTCTTCTTGAAGACATCCGTCCGACCGGGTGGGACGAGGTGCCCGAGCCTAATCCCTTGAACCGCGGTGGAGTTGCCGACGCTTGGGATCACTCGACCGGGTGGGACGAAGTGCCGGCGCCTAATCTCTTGAACCGTGATGGATTTGTCGACGCGTTGAATCAGGGCGATCCAAGGAGGAGTAGCGGTCCCGAAAGATCCGATTTTGTTGCTCAAGACAACAGGAGAAATGCCCAATGGGATACCTGGGAGGAAAAAAATAGGACTTTTGATCGAGGTAGAAGAAATGGAAGAAAAAGGGAGGGAGGTGATCGCTGGGGGCCGAGACATATCAGACCCCATTACAAATCGAACAGCGAGCCTTGGGGAAACTGCAGAGGAGGTGGAAG GCAAAAGAGTGGTGCTTTTGCTGTTTAA